A DNA window from Anser cygnoides isolate HZ-2024a breed goose chromosome 21, Taihu_goose_T2T_genome, whole genome shotgun sequence contains the following coding sequences:
- the LOC106039790 gene encoding claudin-22: MAWSCNTKVQLGAMFLALFGWVSSCVTTFVPLWKNLNLDLNELEIWTMGLWQVCIVQEEGATECKAHDSFLALPLELRVSRILMCLSNGLGLLGFLLASLGSDCWKICEEKSDLKKWLLLAGGAAFGTSGIMTLAPVSWVAYNTVLEFWDETIPNIVPRWEFGEAMFLGWFAGFFLAAGGLLLIYTTCLNRTETPDVPSAVCLQRPAMEGPAGISPWSHRSHPKTADLVI, from the coding sequence ATGGCTTGGAGCTGCAACACAAAGGTCCAACTGGGTGCAATGTTTCTCGCGCTCTTCGGGTGGGTCTCGTCCTGTGTCACCACTTTCGTGCCACTCTGGAAGAACCTCAACTTGGACTTAAATGAACTGGAGATCTGGACCATGGGGCTCTGGCAGGTCTGCATAGTCCAGGAGGAGGGAGCGACGGAGTGCAAAGCCCACGACTCCTTCCTCGCTCTGCCGCTGGAGCTGCGTGTGTCCCGAATCCTGATGTGCCTCTCCAATGGGCTGGGGCTTCTCGGATTCCTCCTCGCCAGTTTGGGCTCGGACTGCTGGAAAATATGTGAAGAAAAATCTGATCTAAAGAAATGGCTCCTGCTTGCTGGAGGAGCGGCTTTCGGCACGTCAGGGATCATGACCTTGGCGCCAGTCTCCTGGGTTGCCTATAACACGGTCCTTGAGTTTTGGGATGAAACCATTCCCAACATTGTCCCGCGTTGGGAATTTGGGGAGGCAATGTTCCTGGGGTGGTTTGCTGGATTCTTCCTTGCAGCAGGTGGGTTGCTGCTTATCTACACCACCTGCTTAAACAGGACTGAAACGCCAGACGTGCCTTCAGCAGTCTGCCTGCAGCGTCCAGCGATGGAAGGTCCAGCTGGGATATCACCGTGGAGTCACCGCTCACACCCCAAAACTGCAGACCTGGTAATCTAA